Genomic segment of Alphaproteobacteria bacterium:
GGCATGCGCCGCGGCCTTCGCCCGCAGGTCGTCGATGTCGATATTCCCCCGGCTGTCGCATGCGACCACGACAACCCGGAAGCCCGCCATCACGGCGCTGGCGGGATTGGTGCCATGGGCCGAACTGGGAATCAGGCATATATCCCGTTCCCGGTCGCCCCGGTCGTGGTGGTAGGCCCGGATAACCAGCAGGCCTGCGAATTCGCCCTGCGATCCCGCGTTCGGCTGAAACGACACCGCGTCGAACCCGGTCGCCGCGCAGAGCATTTTTTCCAGCCCGTCGATCAGTTCCCGGTAACCGGCAAGCTGATCCGCCGGCGCGAAGGGGTGGATACCGCCGAATTCACGCCAGGTGACGGGGATCATTTCCGTCGTCGCGTTCAGTTTCATGGTGCAGGAACCGAGCGGGATCATGGAGCGGTCCAGGGCGATATCCTTGTCCTGCAGCCGTTTCATATAGCGCAGCATTTCCGTTTCGGAATGATGGCTGTTGAACACCGGATGGGTCAGGAAAGCCGAGCTTCGGCGCAGTGCCGCCGGGATGGCGTCTTCCGTTTCCGAATCCAGCGCGTCCACCGACAGCGAGCCCTCATCGCCGAAGATTCGCCACACGGCTTCTATATCCGCGCGGGTCGTGGTCTCGTCGAAGGACAGGCCGAGCGTATGTTCATCGGTCCGCCGGAAATTGTAACCCTCCGCGATCGCCGCGTGATGGACTTCCGCGGCATTGCCGTCCGGCAGGTGGACGCACAGCGTATCGAACCAGGCGGCGGCGCCGATTTCGGCGTCCAGCCGTTTCAGGCCGGCGGCGACAATGCAGGTCATCCGATGGACCCGTTCCGCGATGGTCCGCAACCGGTCCGGGCCATGATAGACCGCATACATGCCCGCCATCACCGCCAGCAGGACCTGTGCGGTGCAGATATTGCTGGTCGCCTTTTCACGGCGGATATGCTGTTCGCGGGTCTGCAGCGCCAGCCGCAGCGCCGAGCGGCCGGCGGAATCGATCGAAACGCCGACAAGCCGGCCCGGAATGGAACGGCGGTATTCGTCCTTTGTCGCCATGAAGGCGGCATGCGGTCCCCCGGCGCCCATCGGCACGCCGAACCGCTGTGCGCTGCCGATGACGATATCCGCGCCCCATTCGCCCGGCGGCTTCAGCAAGGTAAGCGCCAGCAGGTCGGTGGCCACCGCAACCAGCGCGCCGGCGGCATGCGCCGTCTCGACAACATCCGCGCAGTCGTCCACCCGCCCGCAACCGGCCGGATATTGCAGCAGCACGCCGAACGGCGCCGCACCGGCAATGTCCTTGTGCGGATCGCCGATCACGAGATCGATCCCGAGCGGTTCGGCGCGGGTCCGCAGCACGTCGATGGTCTGCGGATAACAGTCCGCGGAAACGAAAAAGACGCTGCTTTTCGACTTGCCGACCCGCCGGCACAGGGTCATCGCCTCCGCCGCCGCCGTGCCTTCGTCGAGCAGCGAGGCGTTCGCCAGGTCCATGCCCGTCAGGTCCATGATCATGGTCTGGAAATTCAGCAGCGCTTCGAGCCGCCCCTGCGAGATTTCCGGCTGATAGGGTGTATAGGCCGTATACCAGCCGGGGTTTTCCAGCACGTTGCGCAGGATCACGCCGGGCGTGTGACAGTCATGATAGCCCATGCCGATGAGCGACCGCATCACGCGGTTGTTCGACGCCATCCGCCGCAGTTCGGCGAGCACATCGTATTCCGTCCGGGACGGCGGCAGGGCGAGCGGCTCCCGGCAGCGGATCGATTCCGGCACCGCAAGGTCGATCATCGCATCTAGCGAGTTCGCGCCCACGATCGCCAGCATCGCATCGACTTCATCGGGTGAAGGGCCGATATGCCGGCTGACAAAATCGTCACGCTGTTCCAGTTCCTTCAGGCGTTTGGCGGTCATGGCGCGCTCCCGGATCCGTTGCGGCTCAGAGTTTCTTGAGGAAGGCCCGATAGGCCTTTTCGTCCATCAGGTCGTCCAGTTCGGCCGGTTCGCTGATGGTCATGGTGTAGAACCAGCCCTCGCCCTCGGCATCCTCATTGACCCGCCCCGGTTCGCCTTCCAGCGTCTCGTTGACGTCCTCCACCTCGCCCGTGATCGGCGCATAGACGTCGCTCGCCGCCTTTACGGATTCGACGACCGCGGCCTCGTCGCCCTGCGCCAGGGCCGCCCCGGTTTCGGGCAGGTCGACGAAAACGATGTCGCCAAGCTGCTCCTGCGCATAGTCGGTGATGCCGATCGTTGCGATATCGCCTTCAATTCGGACCCACTCATGATCTTCCGTAAACCTGATGTCGCTCATGATTCCCTCTCGCGGATTATCCCCGGTAATAACGTTGCGGCGTGAAGGGCAGGTCCACGACCTGCGCCGGCAGCGCCTTCCCCCTGACCATCAATTCCACCGATGTCCCGGAAATCGCACTTTCACTGGCCATGTAACCCATGGAAACCGGTCCGCCGACGGTCGGTCCGAAACCGCCGCTGGTCACCGTTCCGATTTTGCCGCCGGTCCCATCGATGAT
This window contains:
- the gcvP gene encoding aminomethyl-transferring glycine dehydrogenase: MTAKRLKELEQRDDFVSRHIGPSPDEVDAMLAIVGANSLDAMIDLAVPESIRCREPLALPPSRTEYDVLAELRRMASNNRVMRSLIGMGYHDCHTPGVILRNVLENPGWYTAYTPYQPEISQGRLEALLNFQTMIMDLTGMDLANASLLDEGTAAAEAMTLCRRVGKSKSSVFFVSADCYPQTIDVLRTRAEPLGIDLVIGDPHKDIAGAAPFGVLLQYPAGCGRVDDCADVVETAHAAGALVAVATDLLALTLLKPPGEWGADIVIGSAQRFGVPMGAGGPHAAFMATKDEYRRSIPGRLVGVSIDSAGRSALRLALQTREQHIRREKATSNICTAQVLLAVMAGMYAVYHGPDRLRTIAERVHRMTCIVAAGLKRLDAEIGAAAWFDTLCVHLPDGNAAEVHHAAIAEGYNFRRTDEHTLGLSFDETTTRADIEAVWRIFGDEGSLSVDALDSETEDAIPAALRRSSAFLTHPVFNSHHSETEMLRYMKRLQDKDIALDRSMIPLGSCTMKLNATTEMIPVTWREFGGIHPFAPADQLAGYRELIDGLEKMLCAATGFDAVSFQPNAGSQGEFAGLLVIRAYHHDRGDRERDICLIPSSAHGTNPASAVMAGFRVVVVACDSRGNIDIDDLRAKAAAHAGRLGALMVTYPSTHGVFEEAIRDICRIVHDHGGQVYLDGANLNAMLGVAKPAEIGADVSHMNLHKTFCIPHGGGGPGMGPIGVKAHLAPFLPGHCAQRGGTEGGVGAVSAAPWGSPSILPISWAYIAMMGGAGLLRATQVAILNANYIARRLDPYFPVLYTGPGGLVAHECIIDLRAMQKATIDDVAKRLVDFGIHAPTMSFPVSGTLMIEPTESESKVELDRFCDAMIAIATEVDEVESGIIAIEDSPLHHAPHTLDELMSGEWTRPYSREDAAFPLPAVRDNKYWPPVGRIDQVYGDRHIVCACPPLDAYRDAAD
- the gcvH gene encoding glycine cleavage system protein GcvH; this encodes MSDIRFTEDHEWVRIEGDIATIGITDYAQEQLGDIVFVDLPETGAALAQGDEAAVVESVKAASDVYAPITGEVEDVNETLEGEPGRVNEDAEGEGWFYTMTISEPAELDDLMDEKAYRAFLKKL